A window of the Phaseolus vulgaris cultivar G19833 chromosome 5, P. vulgaris v2.0, whole genome shotgun sequence genome harbors these coding sequences:
- the LOC137834861 gene encoding cinnamoyl-CoA reductase CAD2-like codes for MTTGAGQVVCVTGASGFIASWLVKFLLQRGYTVKATVRDLSDPKKVDHLLNLDGAKERLHLVKANLLEEGSFDSAVQGCHAVFHTASPFFMGAKDPQTELLDPAVKGTLNVLKSCVNSPTLKRVVLTSSVAAVVNNERPKTPDVVVDETWFSDPEFCRKNGGWYDLSKTLAEEAAWKFAKEHNIDLVTINPALVSGPLLQPVLNTSAAAVLNFVNGSPTFKNITLGWIDVRDVAMAHILAYENASANGRYLLVERVEHHSNAVKILRDLYPTIQLPEKCIDDKPYPAIYQVSKEKAKSLGLEYTPLEVSLKDTVESLKEKKFTPF; via the exons ATGACCACCGGCGCCGGACAAGTAGTGTGTGTTACCGGCGCTTCCGGTTTCATCGCTTCCTGGCTCGTGAAGTTTCTCCTCCAACGCGGGTACACTGTTAAGGCCACTGTTCGCGACCTAA GTGATCCCAAAAAGGTAGATCACTTGCTTAACCTTGATGGTGCCAAGGAGAGGTTGCATCTGGTGAAGGCGAATCTTCTAGAAGAAGGTTCCTTTGACTCTGCCGTTCAAGGTTGTCACGCTGTGTTTCACACTGCTTCTCCCTTTTTTATGGGTGCCAAGGATCCGCAG ACTGAGTTGTTGGATCCAGCTGTGAAGGGGACTCTGAATGTTCTGAAATCGTGTGTGAACTCGCCGACGCTGAAACGCGTCGTTTTAACTTCTTCTGTTGCCGCCGTTGTGAACAACGAAAGGCCTAAAACCCCTGATGTGGTGGTTGACGAGACTTGGTTTTCCGACCCTGAATTCTGCAGGAAAAACGGG GGATGGTATGACCTTTCAAAGACTTTGGCAGAAGAGGCTGCATGGAAATTTGCAAAAGAGCACAATATTGATTTGGTTACAATAAACCCAGCATTGGTTAGTGGACCTCTCTTGCAACCAGTTCTTAACACCAGTGCTGCTGCAGTTCTAAATTTTGTTAATG GTTCAccaacatttaaaaatataactttgGGATGGATCGACGTGAGAGATGTTGCAATGGCCCATATTCTAGCATATGAGAATGCTTCAGCTAATGGAAGATATTTACTGGTTGAGAGAGTGGAACATCACTCAAATGCTGTCAAGATCTTACGTGATTTGTACCCAACAATACAACTTCCAGAGAA GTGCATAGACGATAAGCCATATCCAGCAATATACCAGGTTTCGAAGGAAAAAGCAAAAAGCTTGGGGCTTGAATATACTCCTTTGGAAGTGAGCCTGAAGGACACtgtggaaagcttgaaggaaAAGAAGTTTACCCCATTTTAA